A single window of Streptomyces xanthii DNA harbors:
- a CDS encoding DUF5994 family protein, which produces MTDAGIPPTPQLLLPDAIHKAVGPGTALLRLETKRSRQGILDGAWWPRTRDVEQEIPPLVTALTRHLGPITRVGLDASAWNDIPTRVTVEGRIVHLDSFPVGDDTALITRGDEDHFALMVVPPGTPPDAARTAMARAVRADNVTDAAEILVAAIPQAGGEGVETG; this is translated from the coding sequence ATGACAGACGCAGGTATTCCCCCCACGCCCCAGCTCCTGCTGCCGGACGCCATCCACAAAGCGGTCGGGCCCGGCACGGCGTTGCTCCGGCTGGAGACGAAGCGGTCCCGGCAGGGAATTCTCGACGGGGCCTGGTGGCCTCGTACCCGGGACGTCGAGCAGGAGATCCCGCCGCTCGTCACCGCGCTGACCCGGCACCTCGGCCCGATCACCCGCGTCGGTCTGGACGCCTCGGCCTGGAACGACATCCCGACCCGTGTGACCGTCGAGGGCCGGATCGTGCACCTCGACTCCTTCCCCGTGGGGGACGACACCGCGCTGATCACCCGGGGCGACGAGGACCACTTCGCCCTGATGGTCGTCCCGCCCGGCACACCCCCGGACGCCGCCCGCACGGCCATGGCCCGCGCGGTACGCGCCGACAACGTCACCGATGCGGCCGAGATCCTCGTCGCCGCGATCCCCCAGGCCGGCGGCGAAGGCGTGGAGACGGGCTGA